ATGTTCGCCGCGTTCCCCGAGTGGTACGCCACCCTGTTCTCCGGCTTCTACCTGCCGCTGCTGCTGATCCTGCTGGCCCTGATCGTCCGGGGGGTCGCCTTCGAATACCGGCACAAGCGCCCGGAGGCGTCCTGGAAGCGCCGCTGGGACACCGCGATCGTGGTCGGCTCGCTGCTGCCGGCGATCCTGTGGGGCGTCGCCTTCGCCAACATCCTGCGCGGGGTGCCGCTGGACGCCGACCACGAGTACGTCGGTGGCCTGGTGGACCTGCTCAACCCGTACGCCCTGCTCGGTGGCGCGACCACCCTGGCGTTGTTCCTCACCCACGGCGCGGTGTTCCTGGCCCTGAAGACCACCGGTGACATCCGCGAGCGCGCGGGCGCGCTCGCGGTGCGCCTGGGCGTCGGCGCCGCCGTGCTCGCCGTCGGGTTCCTGACCTGGACGCTGAGCATCCGCTCCAGCGCGGCGGCCGTCGTGCTCGCCGTCGGCGCGGCCCTCGCCCTGCTCGGTGGTCTGGCCGCCGCCCGGGTACGCCGGGAGGGCTGGGCGTTCGCCGGCACCGCCGTGGCGATCGGCCTGGCCGTGGCGACCCTGTTCGCGGCGTTGTTCCCGAACGTGCTGCCGTCCACGCTGGACGCGGCCGGCACGCTGACGGCCACCAACGCCGCCTCCACCCCGTACACCTTGAAGATCATGACCTGGGTGGCGGTGATCTTCACTCCGATCGTGCTGGCCTACCAGGGCTGGACGTACTGGGTGTTCCGCAAGCGCATCGGCGTGGCCAACATCCCGCAGCACTGACCGGCGGCCGGGGGAGCACGCCGCCGGCGGAAAATCGGCGGTCGTCGGGAGTCGGCCCCGCTAGGGTGTGCCGATGCCCGACCCTGTGCACGTTCGTGAACTCACCACCGACGACCTCGACGCCGCCTGGGAGCTGGGACGGGTCGCGTTCGGCGCCACCTCGGAACGAGCCGCCAGCACCACTGTCGCGGTGCCCGGCATGAGCCGCTACGGCGCGTTCGACGACAGCGGTCGGCTCGTCGGCAAGGCCGTCGACCTGCACCATGACCAGTGGTGGTCGGGCCGGGCGGTGCCGGCCGCCGACGTCGCCGGTGTGGCGGTCGCCCCCGAGGCCCGGGGTCGGGGCGTGGGCCGTGCCATGCTCACCGGTCTGCTGCGCGGGGCCTACGAGCGGGGGGCGGCGGTCAGCGCGCTCTACCCGACCGTCGCCGCCCCCTACCGGGCCTGCGGGTGGGAGGCCGCCGGTGTGCTGCGTACCGTCGATCTGGCCACCGCCGCGCTGCCCCGGCACCGGCCCTCCCCGGACCTGACCGTGCGGGCCGGGACGCCCGCCGACCTGAAAGCCGTCGCCGACCTGTACGAGCGGGTCGCCCGCCACCGCAACGGCATGCTGACCCGCCGGGGTGAGCTGTTCGACTTCTTCGCCGCCGACCGGGGCCTGCCCGGCGACGGCCTCACCCTCGTCGAGGACCACGGCGACCTGGTCGGCTACGCCACCTGGCAGCGGGGATCGGGCTACGGCGCCGACTCGGTGCTCACCGTCGACGAGGCCCTGGCCGTCACCGCCGGGGCCGCCCGGGAACTCGTCGGGTTGCTCGGCAGTTGGGCCAGCGTCGCGCCGACGCTGCGGCTGTGCCCCCTCGACGGCGACGCGGTCAGCACCGTCCTGCCGTTGGAGTCGGCCCGTGACCACGAGCGGGACCTGTGGATGCACCGACCGGTCGACGTCGCCCGAGCGGTGAGCGAACGGGGGTGGCCCGCCCACACCCGGGGCGTCGTCGACTTCGGCCTCACCGACACCCTCGCCGAGTGGAACACCGGCACCTGGCGGCTGACCGTCGCCGACGGCGCCGCCGAGCTGACCCGGGTTAGCGGCGAGGCCGACCTGCGGTTGGACGTACGCGGCTTCGCCCTGCTCTACGCCGGCGCCGCGCGGGCCCGCGCGGTCGCGCAGGCCGGGCTGCTGCACCACAGTGCGGGTGTCGACCCGGCCGCGCTCGACCTCCTCGGCGCTGGCGGGCCGGCGCAGTTGCTCGACTACTTCTGACGGTGTTCCCGGAGCCCGGGCGTTCGGGCTCGCACCTGCTCCGGTGATTGCCCGTCGGGGACGATCATGGGTCCGCCTCGTCGGTACGGTGTGCCGGTGGAAATTCTGGCGCGGATCCTCTCTGGAGCGACGGTGCAGCGGCTGCTGTGCCACCCCCGCCTTCCGCTGGTGGCCGGTTGGGACGCCGACCGTCCGGCGGTCAGGATCTGGGAGTACGGGGACGGGCAGCTGCGGGAGTGCGGGGCCGTAGGCGCGGGTTCGGCCGTCTACGGCGACGACATCGGCTATGAGCGGTCCAAGCGGACACCCTCCGCCGCCTGGCATCCGGGCGAGGCGCTGCTGGTGGTTGCGGACGCCGAGAGCGCCGCCCGCTGGACACCGTCGGGCACC
This portion of the Micromonospora zamorensis genome encodes:
- the cydB gene encoding cytochrome d ubiquinol oxidase subunit II; this translates as MELTTIWFLLVAVLFTGYFILEGFDFGVGMLLPVLGRDDRERRVLINTIGPVWDGNEVWLITAGGAMFAAFPEWYATLFSGFYLPLLLILLALIVRGVAFEYRHKRPEASWKRRWDTAIVVGSLLPAILWGVAFANILRGVPLDADHEYVGGLVDLLNPYALLGGATTLALFLTHGAVFLALKTTGDIRERAGALAVRLGVGAAVLAVGFLTWTLSIRSSAAAVVLAVGAALALLGGLAAARVRREGWAFAGTAVAIGLAVATLFAALFPNVLPSTLDAAGTLTATNAASTPYTLKIMTWVAVIFTPIVLAYQGWTYWVFRKRIGVANIPQH
- the eis gene encoding GNAT family N-acetyltransferase → MPDPVHVRELTTDDLDAAWELGRVAFGATSERAASTTVAVPGMSRYGAFDDSGRLVGKAVDLHHDQWWSGRAVPAADVAGVAVAPEARGRGVGRAMLTGLLRGAYERGAAVSALYPTVAAPYRACGWEAAGVLRTVDLATAALPRHRPSPDLTVRAGTPADLKAVADLYERVARHRNGMLTRRGELFDFFAADRGLPGDGLTLVEDHGDLVGYATWQRGSGYGADSVLTVDEALAVTAGAARELVGLLGSWASVAPTLRLCPLDGDAVSTVLPLESARDHERDLWMHRPVDVARAVSERGWPAHTRGVVDFGLTDTLAEWNTGTWRLTVADGAAELTRVSGEADLRLDVRGFALLYAGAARARAVAQAGLLHHSAGVDPAALDLLGAGGPAQLLDYF